In Gracilibacillus salitolerans, the sequence TTACTTCAACAAGACCATTAACGATCATTTTCTCTGCTTTTCTTCTAGAAGTGATACCACTTTTGGCAATTACCTTCTGCAGTCGTTCCATATTATGCTCACACTTTCTTTCAAGATTTATGTTATCATTGTTAACCATGTCATTTATTTCGTATACATACGAAAAGCAGTAGCGCTTCAACTGGGCGCTACTACAAGAATAACCACGAGACAATTATTACTGAAACTATTATACCAATAAAATCGGCAATCAGTCCAACTTTTAAAGCATTCCCCATTTTTTTAATACCAACCGCACCAAAGTAGACAGTTAATATATAGAGTGTAGTATCTGTACTCCCTTGCATGGTAGATGCCAGCCTGCCTAAAAATGAGTCAGGACCATAAGTTTTGATGATCTCCGTTGTTACACTTAAAGCCGCTGTTCCAGAAATGGGTCGTAATATTGCTAAAGGTGCAATTTCCGCTGGTATTCCAATTTTTGATAGAATAGGCTGTAATAAGCCGATAAAAGCATCTAAAGCTCCTGAGCTTCTCAGAATAGCAATAGCAACTAACATTCCTAATAAAAAAGGAAGAAGAGAAATCGACATTTTCAAGCCTTCTTTCCCGCCTTCCACAAATACTTCATATGCTGGAACTTTTTTTATTATAGCCACAATTAAAATCATCATTACTGTCACTGGAACTAACCAGATACTTATGACAGTCATCCATTCGATCATGTCTAAACTCCTTTCCTTTTAACCGCACGGTGATGTTCAGTTTTGGCGCGATTTTTGCAATAAACGATCAATCGTTATCGCTGAAACAGTAGTAATAAATGTAGCCAAAATCGTACTTGCTACAATTTCAGTTGGTGCTGCTGAACTATACTCCATACGAATACCAATTACTGTAGTTGGTACTAGAGTAAGACTAGAAGTATTAATGACAAGGAAGGTTATCATGGAATTACTTGCTTGATCAGATTTACTAATTTTTTTCATCTCTTCCATTGCCTTAATGCCCATTGGTGTAGCTGCATTACCTAACCCGAATAAATTG encodes:
- a CDS encoding spore maturation protein; this translates as MIEWMTVISIWLVPVTVMMILIVAIIKKVPAYEVFVEGGKEGLKMSISLLPFLLGMLVAIAILRSSGALDAFIGLLQPILSKIGIPAEIAPLAILRPISGTAALSVTTEIIKTYGPDSFLGRLASTMQGSTDTTLYILTVYFGAVGIKKMGNALKVGLIADFIGIIVSVIIVSWLFL